In a genomic window of Sphingomonas koreensis:
- a CDS encoding GMC oxidoreductase — protein MPTIDKPDVIIVGSGAGGSTAARALTQRGFSVLVLERGGPSNAEDFIPLDELHFLDHKAMVPSRRDDPMLYIDTSKPDATPVSSERWWITNMVGGSTNQWEANLPRYTQEDFSVTQYLRDIPGDVSMIDWPWTYQQFQPYFERAEWDWGVSGQARQSPAQEPMRAGYDYPMPPIREHGSSSFLRFIFNKAGMFPYRSPRGINSRTNDSRPGCPFCGFCQGFGCASNCRSGAADTVLRKALASGLCELRTGHNVLRLLHEPAPGSERGHRVTGVEYVTEPGGAPTTLTAPIVIVSIQAIESARLYLLSGLPNPNGLAGRYLTYHTKGDLEFTFPNQPVWGSMDPTYPYQPSTSLGSLQLRDLYVINDSNSPLSKGGKFSIYDPITINPPLKALYRTGMPEKGSRLWGRHLQERLIELRENGGVSFSFTGETMSKYDNRVELADGLGGRPLKTDPYGQPVALTYYQHHPYDLALSAYALDRVANIVGNAGGELRVNRPQTLANPGYGHNHGSLRAGTDRGASVLDANCQAHEVEGLYVIDAAFMPTAGASNPSLTMIANAYRVCDNIPEPAQRTRVGAEGGAA, from the coding sequence ATGCCGACCATCGACAAGCCCGATGTCATCATCGTCGGCAGCGGCGCCGGCGGATCGACGGCCGCGCGCGCGCTGACCCAGCGCGGGTTCAGTGTCCTTGTCCTTGAGCGCGGCGGGCCGAGCAATGCAGAGGATTTCATCCCGCTCGACGAGCTCCACTTCCTCGATCACAAGGCCATGGTCCCGTCGCGCCGCGACGATCCGATGCTCTACATCGATACGTCAAAGCCGGATGCGACGCCGGTATCCAGCGAGCGCTGGTGGATCACCAACATGGTCGGCGGATCGACCAACCAGTGGGAAGCCAATCTTCCGCGCTACACGCAGGAGGACTTCTCGGTCACCCAGTATCTGCGCGACATCCCCGGCGATGTCAGCATGATCGACTGGCCGTGGACCTACCAGCAGTTCCAGCCCTATTTCGAACGGGCCGAATGGGACTGGGGCGTGTCCGGCCAGGCGCGGCAATCGCCCGCGCAGGAGCCGATGCGCGCGGGGTATGACTATCCGATGCCGCCGATCCGCGAGCATGGCTCGTCCTCCTTCCTCCGCTTCATCTTCAACAAGGCGGGGATGTTTCCCTATCGCAGTCCGCGCGGGATCAACTCGCGGACCAACGACAGCCGCCCCGGCTGTCCCTTCTGCGGCTTCTGCCAGGGCTTCGGCTGCGCATCCAACTGCCGGTCGGGCGCCGCCGACACCGTCCTGCGCAAGGCGCTGGCTTCGGGCCTGTGCGAGCTCCGCACCGGGCACAATGTCCTGCGCCTGCTTCACGAGCCGGCGCCGGGCAGCGAGCGCGGCCATCGCGTGACGGGGGTGGAATATGTGACCGAACCGGGCGGCGCGCCGACCACGCTCACGGCGCCGATCGTCATCGTCTCGATCCAGGCGATCGAATCCGCGCGGCTCTATCTGCTGTCAGGCCTGCCCAATCCCAACGGGCTGGCCGGACGCTATCTCACCTATCACACCAAGGGCGACCTCGAATTCACCTTCCCCAACCAGCCGGTCTGGGGATCGATGGACCCGACCTATCCCTATCAGCCGAGCACTTCGCTCGGCAGCCTTCAGCTCCGCGACCTGTACGTCATCAACGACAGCAATTCGCCGCTGAGCAAAGGCGGTAAATTCTCCATCTACGATCCGATCACGATCAATCCGCCGCTGAAGGCGCTGTACCGGACCGGTATGCCCGAAAAGGGATCGCGCCTTTGGGGGCGGCATCTGCAAGAACGGCTGATCGAGCTGCGCGAGAATGGCGGCGTCTCCTTCTCGTTCACCGGCGAGACGATGTCCAAATACGACAATCGCGTCGAGCTGGCCGACGGCCTGGGCGGGCGCCCGCTCAAGACCGATCCCTATGGGCAGCCGGTCGCGCTGACCTACTACCAGCACCACCCCTATGACCTTGCGCTCAGCGCCTATGCGCTGGATCGCGTCGCCAATATCGTCGGCAATGCCGGCGGTGAGCTGCGCGTCAACCGGCCCCAGACGCTCGCCAACCCCGGCTATGGCCACAACCACGGATCGCTGCGCGCCGGAACCGATCGGGGCGCATCTGTGCTCGACGCCAACTGCCAGGCCCACGAGGTCGAGGGGCTCTACGTCATCGACGCCGCCTTCATGCCAACGGCGGGGGCCAGCAACCCGTCGCTGACGATGATCGCCAACGCCTATCGCGTCTGCGACAACATCCCCGAGCCCGCGCAGCGGACCCGCGTCGGCGCGGAAGGCGGTGCGGCATGA
- a CDS encoding amidohydrolase family protein encodes MPANRTLPVEVELALEVMPCQAMRRTYDGAGAPHPCAHFGQWGAFHSYDYRDTGAPAQPGVVQQSVYAGKRPLVPEILSGCRKAPILAVGINPNLPGWTNGSRNAVHPYFEDYLQYAHHFRWRATEKLRIPMAAFDALRGDRADGPYETRGLTREGEDIPVEPAPVTMYHGYQSLLDALAQRMGWTGHELTVGEDIAYANMVACGSARWTTRPVAGNPPMPVMGEAGARGIVKECFHDRRYFLRQMLQTLPRVVIVFSQTTADAFVIAMRDHFTQGDPRPGEPIAELLKREIRLRFGRTATGEELDARIVFSPHASARQDEFAQARDAIVDHLAAEVHAGRLALNPSTGHLTRPRGGCLFCDNALYRIGDCAYRAELQPLAGAAIGAMADSGTPDPLAERAEHQRLLAAFTQGERKMSDTSEIMAFDDAARDAPRLALRGKIVPMSGPPVERGTVYLHRGSIIDVRDADAPPPAGFEGVTPVDTGGVIYPGLADLHNHLAYNALSLWWPDPKSTNRSQWLRKPGYKRAVGMPMEVVANRQDLVKALIRYVEVKLLLGGVTSGQGMKSKYRHSDKLYPGLVRNFEASDDVDLPPIGHAILDLKDQPEAIEKFRTSLSRGRQFFFHLSEGVDANAHRQFQLLADNNLIRPTLVGVHSLGLNTPDYATLAAAGASVVWSPFSNAVLYGQTLDVAAMTASGVRFALGSDWTPSGSRNILQEIKIASLTAAAQGAPIADEQLARAITMDAFAIAGWGDRLGQIRPGYHADLTILDPIDPDPYANLLRANEANVRMVVIAGHPRYGDRALMAAAGFDGPRTEALPVGGRERLLNLDHPSSPLNHISFAAARDALAAAFADLPAARDATVFEPFDDGAALDLELDLQPPEPEWGEIEELADVTLPDSVPFDAATVINDPDYWTVFDSIPHLPAFLKGPGGLRRFYA; translated from the coding sequence ATGCCCGCCAACCGCACCCTTCCGGTCGAGGTCGAACTGGCGCTGGAGGTGATGCCGTGCCAGGCGATGCGGCGCACCTATGACGGCGCCGGTGCACCGCATCCCTGCGCGCATTTCGGCCAATGGGGTGCGTTCCACAGCTATGACTATCGCGACACCGGCGCGCCCGCCCAACCGGGCGTGGTCCAGCAAAGCGTCTATGCCGGCAAGCGGCCGCTGGTTCCCGAGATCCTGAGCGGATGCCGCAAGGCGCCGATCCTCGCGGTCGGCATCAATCCGAATCTGCCGGGATGGACCAACGGATCGCGCAACGCCGTCCACCCCTATTTCGAGGATTATCTTCAGTACGCGCATCACTTCCGCTGGCGCGCGACCGAGAAGCTGCGGATCCCGATGGCAGCGTTCGACGCGCTGCGGGGCGATCGCGCCGACGGTCCCTATGAGACGCGCGGCCTGACGCGCGAGGGCGAGGACATTCCGGTCGAGCCAGCACCGGTCACCATGTACCATGGCTATCAGTCGCTGCTCGATGCGCTGGCGCAGCGGATGGGCTGGACCGGTCACGAGCTCACCGTCGGCGAGGACATCGCCTACGCCAATATGGTGGCGTGCGGATCGGCGCGCTGGACCACCCGGCCCGTGGCCGGCAATCCGCCGATGCCGGTGATGGGCGAGGCCGGCGCGCGCGGGATCGTCAAGGAGTGTTTCCACGACCGGCGCTATTTCCTGCGCCAGATGCTGCAGACGCTGCCCCGCGTCGTCATCGTCTTCAGCCAGACCACGGCCGACGCCTTCGTCATCGCGATGCGCGACCATTTCACCCAGGGCGACCCGCGCCCCGGCGAACCGATCGCCGAGCTGCTCAAGCGCGAGATCCGCCTGCGGTTCGGCCGGACCGCGACGGGCGAGGAGCTCGACGCACGTATCGTCTTTTCCCCCCACGCCTCGGCGCGGCAGGACGAGTTCGCGCAAGCGCGCGACGCCATCGTCGATCATCTGGCGGCAGAGGTCCACGCCGGAAGGCTCGCACTCAACCCATCCACCGGCCATCTGACGCGCCCGCGCGGCGGCTGCCTGTTCTGCGACAACGCGCTCTACCGGATCGGAGACTGTGCCTATCGCGCCGAATTGCAGCCGCTCGCCGGTGCCGCGATCGGCGCCATGGCCGATTCCGGCACGCCCGATCCGCTGGCCGAGCGTGCCGAACATCAGCGGCTGCTGGCCGCCTTCACCCAAGGGGAGCGCAAGATGTCCGACACCAGCGAGATCATGGCGTTCGACGATGCGGCGCGCGATGCGCCGAGACTGGCCCTGCGCGGCAAGATCGTTCCGATGTCAGGGCCACCGGTCGAACGCGGAACCGTCTATCTGCACCGCGGATCGATCATCGACGTCCGTGACGCCGATGCGCCGCCGCCGGCCGGGTTCGAGGGCGTGACGCCGGTCGATACCGGCGGGGTGATCTATCCGGGTCTCGCCGATCTCCACAACCATCTGGCCTATAACGCGCTGAGCCTGTGGTGGCCCGATCCAAAGTCGACCAACCGGTCGCAATGGCTGCGCAAGCCGGGCTACAAGCGTGCCGTTGGCATGCCGATGGAAGTCGTCGCCAACCGCCAGGATCTGGTGAAGGCGCTGATCCGCTACGTCGAAGTGAAATTGCTGCTGGGCGGAGTTACCTCCGGCCAGGGGATGAAGAGCAAGTACAGGCACAGCGACAAGCTCTATCCCGGCCTCGTCCGCAATTTCGAAGCCTCAGACGACGTGGACCTGCCACCGATCGGCCACGCCATCCTGGACCTCAAGGATCAGCCGGAAGCGATCGAGAAGTTCCGCACATCGCTTTCGCGCGGCCGCCAATTCTTCTTCCATCTTTCCGAAGGCGTGGACGCCAACGCACATCGCCAGTTTCAGCTGCTGGCGGACAATAACCTGATCCGGCCGACACTGGTCGGCGTGCACAGCCTGGGCCTGAACACGCCCGACTATGCCACGCTCGCCGCCGCCGGCGCATCGGTCGTCTGGTCGCCCTTCAGCAACGCCGTGCTTTATGGCCAGACCCTCGACGTCGCCGCGATGACAGCATCGGGGGTGCGGTTCGCGCTGGGAAGCGACTGGACGCCATCAGGCAGCCGCAACATCCTGCAGGAGATCAAGATCGCTTCGCTGACCGCGGCGGCGCAGGGCGCCCCGATCGCCGACGAGCAGCTGGCGCGGGCGATCACCATGGACGCATTCGCGATCGCGGGCTGGGGCGACCGGCTGGGTCAGATCCGCCCGGGCTATCACGCCGATCTGACGATCCTCGATCCGATCGATCCCGACCCTTACGCCAACCTGCTGCGCGCCAACGAAGCCAATGTGCGCATGGTGGTGATCGCCGGCCACCCCCGCTATGGCGACCGCGCGCTGATGGCGGCGGCGGGGTTCGACGGGCCGCGAACCGAAGCGCTCCCCGTCGGCGGCCGCGAGCGACTGCTCAACCTCGACCACCCATCCTCCCCGCTCAATCACATCAGCTTCGCGGCCGCGCGTGACGCGCTAGCGGCGGCGTTTGCCGACCTGCCGGCTGCGCGCGACGCCACGGTGTTCGAGCCGTTCGACGACGGCGCTGCACTCGACCTCGAGCTCGATCTTCAGCCGCCGGAGCCCGAATGGGGCGAGATCGAGGAACTGGCCGACGTCACCCTCCCGGATTCGGTGCCGTTCGACGCCGCCACGGTGATCAACGACCCGGATTACTGGACGGTGTTCGATTCGATTCCGCACCTTCCCGCCTTTCTCAAGGGGCCGGGAGGGTTGCGGCGTTTCTACGCATAG
- a CDS encoding Dabb family protein — translation MTARLCHVVVYRLVENLDPDRLTQVEAQFEALPGEIPEVLGIEAGRNVSPSRLARGWDFGAVMTFTGAAERDRFLSHPAHDRLTEATANGFFREAMVFDLPIGSTVLSGMR, via the coding sequence ATGACCGCCCGACTCTGCCATGTCGTCGTCTACCGGCTTGTCGAAAACCTCGATCCGGATCGGCTGACGCAGGTCGAAGCCCAGTTCGAAGCGCTGCCCGGCGAAATTCCAGAAGTCCTCGGCATCGAGGCAGGTCGCAATGTCAGCCCGTCGCGGCTGGCGCGCGGTTGGGATTTCGGCGCCGTCATGACCTTTACCGGAGCAGCGGAGCGCGACCGCTTCCTCAGCCATCCGGCGCATGACCGGCTGACCGAAGCGACCGCCAACGGCTTCTTCCGCGAGGCGATGGTGTTCGACCTGCCGATCGGCAGCACCGTGCTTTCGGGGATGAGGTGA
- a CDS encoding S8 family serine peptidase: MQLTALPMTEGERRTAIDILGEDTIENGPYLTAEADEPAMEALRAAGILFTAEPVPEAVAETGAEAIDAMLDEAADPASYGSGVQIESIDGGGAAAAAVAEDSTPEELWIATVAGPLTAERQAWIEDQGLTLGSRIGKSRFSVNARRERIRSADADADWLSFGRYGLRETVGRRLAGAVEVTLAGGGLMKSADAPEGMADIAAAEGPALYDVRCTDVARLASLAAQLELDPRVERVERGSDRLRYHVTAGPEAEAALLADMGRDGTVELVERYVPPEPMLSYALAALVGNSVPLATPLPWQGTGETIGIADSGIDAAHPDFGNRVTVVLRETPLSSRDPKGHGTHVASIAAGSGAASGGLLSGAAPAARLFVQSIADETLTYRFGIGLTDMLQEAYAADVRIQNYSWGAYVGGRYTLDTLDIDAFVHAHPDLLVVIAGGNDGDQDIDDPVGRNRLGSLASPAGAKNALTVGACCSPRPDGPYAARQWRHYDGRRAPTRPAMADLDLTGDADIVAALSSRGPSDDGRVKPDLVAPGVGILAARSHDSGTPVHPYPQDPARYQYMSGTSMAAPLVAGAAAVVREYYRTQRAQARPSAALLKATLINGTEWIDRAPFTDDRIGKPNFHQGYGRLNLARAIPFDAGAGFTLAFTDIDNASPQALIAGNMSRAVFIRQLTLPKSGPLSVTMAWTDPPARFIQHNLDLVLIAPDGTKYVGNHGLNRLPFEQFDRANNVEQVRVADAAAGDWTISVTAQNTFRGPQGFALAATVPA; this comes from the coding sequence ATGCAGCTCACCGCCCTTCCGATGACCGAAGGCGAACGCCGGACCGCGATCGACATTCTCGGCGAGGACACGATCGAGAACGGGCCCTATCTGACCGCCGAGGCGGACGAACCGGCGATGGAGGCGCTGCGCGCTGCCGGCATCCTGTTCACCGCGGAGCCGGTACCGGAGGCCGTTGCCGAAACCGGCGCGGAGGCGATCGACGCCATGCTCGATGAGGCTGCCGATCCGGCATCCTATGGTAGCGGGGTGCAGATCGAGAGCATCGACGGCGGCGGCGCGGCAGCAGCGGCAGTAGCGGAGGATAGCACCCCCGAGGAGCTTTGGATCGCGACCGTGGCAGGACCGCTGACCGCCGAGCGGCAGGCCTGGATCGAAGACCAGGGCCTGACCCTGGGATCGCGGATCGGGAAGTCCCGCTTCTCCGTCAACGCGCGCCGCGAGCGCATCAGATCGGCGGACGCCGATGCCGACTGGCTGAGCTTCGGCCGCTACGGGCTTCGGGAAACCGTGGGTCGCCGGCTGGCGGGCGCGGTCGAGGTCACGCTGGCCGGAGGCGGCCTGATGAAGAGCGCCGATGCGCCCGAAGGCATGGCCGATATCGCGGCCGCCGAAGGGCCCGCGCTCTACGATGTCCGCTGCACCGATGTCGCGAGGCTGGCCTCGCTCGCGGCGCAGCTCGAGCTCGATCCGCGCGTCGAGCGGGTCGAACGCGGCAGCGACCGGCTGCGCTATCATGTAACCGCCGGCCCGGAGGCGGAGGCCGCGCTGCTCGCGGACATGGGCCGCGACGGCACGGTGGAACTGGTCGAGCGCTATGTGCCGCCCGAGCCGATGCTGAGCTATGCGCTTGCCGCGCTGGTCGGCAACAGCGTGCCGCTCGCCACTCCCCTGCCCTGGCAGGGCACGGGCGAGACGATCGGCATCGCCGATTCCGGGATCGATGCCGCCCATCCCGATTTCGGGAACCGCGTGACCGTCGTCCTGCGCGAAACCCCGCTCTCTTCGCGGGACCCCAAGGGCCATGGCACGCATGTCGCGTCGATCGCGGCGGGGAGCGGCGCGGCGAGCGGCGGGTTGCTGAGCGGTGCCGCGCCCGCCGCCCGCCTGTTCGTGCAGAGCATCGCCGACGAGACCCTGACCTATCGCTTCGGCATCGGACTGACCGATATGCTGCAGGAGGCCTATGCGGCGGACGTACGCATCCAGAACTATTCCTGGGGCGCCTATGTCGGCGGCCGCTACACGCTCGACACGCTCGATATCGACGCGTTCGTCCATGCGCACCCCGACCTGCTCGTGGTCATCGCCGGGGGGAATGACGGCGATCAGGACATCGACGATCCGGTCGGCCGGAACCGGCTGGGATCGCTCGCCTCACCGGCGGGCGCGAAGAATGCGCTGACCGTCGGCGCATGCTGTTCGCCACGCCCGGACGGGCCCTATGCCGCCCGGCAATGGCGCCACTATGACGGGCGGCGCGCACCCACGCGTCCGGCAATGGCCGACCTGGACCTGACGGGCGACGCCGATATCGTCGCGGCGCTATCTTCGCGCGGGCCGTCCGACGACGGGCGGGTCAAGCCGGACCTGGTCGCGCCGGGTGTCGGCATCCTTGCCGCGCGGAGCCATGATTCCGGAACGCCGGTCCATCCCTACCCCCAGGACCCCGCCCGCTACCAATATATGTCGGGCACCAGCATGGCGGCACCGCTGGTCGCAGGTGCGGCGGCGGTGGTGCGCGAATATTACCGCACGCAGCGGGCGCAGGCTCGCCCTTCGGCGGCGCTGCTCAAGGCGACGCTGATCAACGGCACCGAATGGATCGATCGGGCACCGTTCACCGACGACCGGATCGGCAAGCCCAATTTCCACCAGGGCTATGGCCGGCTGAACCTTGCTCGCGCAATTCCGTTCGACGCCGGTGCCGGTTTCACGCTGGCCTTCACCGATATCGACAATGCGTCGCCACAGGCGCTGATCGCCGGGAACATGAGCCGTGCGGTCTTCATCCGGCAGCTCACGCTCCCGAAGTCCGGTCCGCTCTCGGTCACCATGGCCTGGACCGACCCTCCGGCACGGTTCATCCAGCACAATCTCGATCTGGTGCTGATCGCTCCGGACGGCACCAAATATGTCGGCAATCACGGCCTCAACCGGCTGCCGTTCGAGCAGTTCGATCGCGCCAACAATGTCGAGCAGGTGCGTGTTGCGGACGCCGCCGCGGGCGACTGGACGATCAGCGTGACCGCCCAGAACACCTTCCGGGGCCCTCAGGGCTTTGCGCTGGCAGCGACGGTGCCGGCCTGA
- a CDS encoding glycerophosphodiester phosphodiesterase, which translates to MRIIALGGNRLHAPANSLAALTSAYTGGADALLIGVKQTADGVLVPADDDHVPGSTALISTSSFADLQAHDFSAGWLPRHTPAGSFHYCDPAVPARRLRLPRLDDVIDALPRDVTLLLDAGTAAEPSLALCESRGRLNAVMLIGDSPARLADARARRPALRTAFWSDDTNVVADDADLLLLRAALLHDGNDWTRVGTDLRDRQSAGEWPMGICAVLDDHGADAATLDALAGAAWIWGVCTGSTFDVERLRPSYVHTSSDFAGREIDRRQFALGYAKANRFANVHCDDGVHVEIAHYAGPMPGGGGSAIERRLDRLEWDLINVAREWPFYSGGGVGVVRGIGDDFAAEVAYRVARVGQATTLEMAITNVDPGAHRAAPPQSFRDKDSFYDPHGAPPYVGVEHDEDDGFRINWNLGSEYDSNQYGRPVSEGRTPHGGRLRLERRGAFHAAYYRDPVDAQDNPVSPRDWVCVGVIANESLNRTVHLRCVGKRWRQEKESDPSQYEPILPNHFTFRDLRITCFPPAQGG; encoded by the coding sequence ATGAGGATCATCGCTCTGGGCGGAAACCGCCTCCATGCTCCCGCCAACAGTCTCGCCGCGCTGACCAGCGCCTATACGGGCGGCGCCGATGCGCTGTTGATCGGCGTGAAACAGACCGCCGACGGCGTGCTGGTGCCGGCGGACGACGATCACGTTCCCGGCTCCACCGCCCTGATCTCGACGAGCAGCTTCGCCGATCTTCAGGCCCATGATTTCTCGGCAGGCTGGTTGCCCCGGCACACCCCGGCGGGAAGCTTTCACTATTGCGATCCCGCGGTGCCCGCCCGGCGGCTCAGGCTTCCCCGGCTCGACGACGTCATCGACGCCCTGCCGCGCGACGTCACGCTATTGCTCGACGCGGGTACGGCAGCAGAGCCGAGCCTCGCGCTCTGCGAGAGTCGCGGACGACTGAACGCGGTGATGCTGATCGGTGACTCTCCGGCACGGCTAGCCGATGCGCGGGCGCGCCGCCCGGCACTCCGTACCGCGTTCTGGTCGGACGATACCAACGTCGTCGCAGACGATGCCGATCTGCTGCTGCTGCGCGCCGCACTGCTGCACGACGGCAATGACTGGACCCGTGTCGGCACCGATCTGCGCGACCGACAGTCCGCGGGCGAATGGCCGATGGGGATCTGTGCCGTGCTCGACGATCATGGCGCCGATGCCGCGACCCTCGACGCGCTGGCGGGCGCCGCCTGGATCTGGGGGGTCTGCACCGGATCGACCTTCGATGTCGAACGACTGCGCCCGTCCTACGTCCACACTTCATCCGACTTCGCGGGACGCGAGATCGATCGGCGTCAGTTCGCGCTCGGCTATGCCAAAGCGAACCGCTTCGCGAACGTGCATTGCGATGACGGGGTCCATGTCGAGATCGCGCACTATGCCGGTCCGATGCCGGGTGGTGGCGGATCGGCGATCGAACGCCGGCTCGATCGGCTCGAATGGGACCTGATCAACGTCGCGAGGGAATGGCCCTTCTATTCGGGCGGCGGGGTTGGGGTGGTGCGGGGGATTGGTGACGATTTTGCGGCGGAAGTCGCGTACCGCGTCGCGCGCGTCGGGCAGGCGACGACGCTGGAGATGGCGATCACCAATGTCGATCCGGGCGCCCACCGGGCCGCTCCGCCGCAGAGTTTCCGCGACAAGGACAGCTTCTACGACCCGCATGGCGCGCCGCCCTATGTCGGCGTGGAGCATGACGAGGATGACGGGTTCCGGATCAACTGGAACCTCGGCTCCGAATATGACAGCAACCAGTATGGCCGGCCGGTGTCCGAAGGGCGCACGCCGCATGGCGGCCGCCTGCGCCTCGAGCGCCGCGGCGCATTCCACGCCGCCTATTATCGCGACCCCGTCGACGCTCAGGACAATCCGGTCTCGCCACGCGACTGGGTCTGCGTCGGCGTCATCGCCAACGAGAGCCTGAACCGCACCGTCCATCTGCGCTGCGTCGGCAAGCGCTGGCGCCAGGAGAAGGAATCGGACCCGTCCCAGTACGAGCCGATCCTGCCCAACCATTTCACCTTCCGCGACCTGCGGATCACCTGTTTTCCACCGGCCCAAGGGGGGTAG
- a CDS encoding gluconate 2-dehydrogenase subunit 3 family protein: protein MAWDIEFRLPETRYFTDAERAQLAVLFSAIQPRDAARGIPGAGDCGAVDYLDRLLEMDPAGPVKLHEDLASWQAGYHDWLAALDAAATARFGTPLAQLGADDATALIDLLERGELARMGSAADQRRLFDTLWRHCLQGCWADPRWGGNRNRIMWRWLGYLGDAEKLELV from the coding sequence ATGGCCTGGGACATCGAATTCCGCCTGCCCGAGACGCGCTACTTCACCGATGCGGAGCGGGCGCAACTGGCGGTGCTGTTCAGCGCGATCCAGCCGCGCGACGCGGCACGCGGAATCCCCGGGGCGGGCGACTGCGGCGCGGTCGATTACCTCGACCGGCTGCTGGAGATGGACCCAGCCGGTCCGGTCAAGCTGCACGAGGACCTGGCAAGCTGGCAGGCTGGTTATCACGACTGGCTCGCCGCGCTTGATGCCGCGGCGACCGCGCGGTTCGGAACGCCGCTCGCGCAACTCGGCGCGGACGACGCCACCGCGCTGATCGACCTGCTCGAGCGCGGGGAACTCGCGCGAATGGGCAGCGCCGCGGATCAGAGACGGCTGTTCGACACGCTCTGGCGCCACTGCCTCCAGGGCTGCTGGGCCGACCCGCGATGGGGCGGGAACCGCAACCGGATCATGTGGCGCTGGCTCGGCTATCTCGGCGACGCCGAGAAGCTCGAGCTGGTCTGA
- a CDS encoding uracil-DNA glycosylase family protein codes for MVTLRTHLETYLAGWRDDLNPAWRSLFGEVEPDFGAVPLELTYDAEHPVIPPLRSRPLPGAPAGAHIFRAFDGVVPDAVRVVLIGQDPYPRASRATGRAFEDGALAGWQASVAISLQRLMQSATALRYGEPDFARTPGDWQRVRAAAAAGDISLEPLGAYFDRLQAGGVLFVNAGWTLTRFVPGGGEEQKAHIAMWRPLMRRLLQELAERPGRPTVFLLLGGFAKKLFAESGVQARAEAGGYADRIASVVHPHPNTVGPNGYLAKGNPLERVNVALARLGAPAVAW; via the coding sequence ATGGTCACGCTCCGCACCCATCTGGAGACTTATCTCGCCGGGTGGCGAGACGATCTCAACCCTGCCTGGCGGAGCCTGTTCGGTGAGGTCGAACCCGATTTCGGCGCGGTCCCGCTGGAGCTGACCTATGACGCGGAGCATCCGGTGATCCCGCCGCTTCGCTCCCGCCCCCTCCCGGGCGCCCCTGCCGGCGCGCATATCTTCCGCGCGTTCGATGGCGTCGTTCCCGATGCGGTTCGCGTGGTGCTGATCGGGCAGGATCCCTACCCTCGCGCGTCGCGGGCCACTGGCCGCGCGTTCGAGGACGGGGCGCTGGCCGGCTGGCAAGCGTCGGTCGCGATCAGCCTGCAACGGCTGATGCAATCGGCAACGGCACTGCGCTACGGCGAGCCCGATTTCGCGCGAACGCCGGGCGACTGGCAGCGGGTCCGCGCGGCCGCTGCGGCGGGCGACATCTCCCTCGAGCCGCTCGGCGCCTATTTCGACCGGCTTCAGGCTGGCGGCGTGCTGTTCGTCAACGCCGGCTGGACGCTGACGCGTTTCGTCCCCGGCGGGGGCGAAGAGCAGAAGGCGCATATCGCGATGTGGCGGCCGCTGATGCGCCGCCTGCTCCAGGAGCTCGCCGAGCGGCCGGGGCGTCCGACGGTGTTCCTGCTGCTCGGCGGGTTTGCGAAGAAGCTGTTCGCGGAAAGCGGCGTCCAGGCCCGTGCCGAAGCTGGCGGCTACGCCGATCGCATCGCATCCGTCGTCCACCCCCACCCCAATACCGTCGGCCCGAACGGATATCTGGCCAAGGGCAATCCGCTCGAACGCGTGAACGTGGCGCTCGCCAGGCTCGGCGCGCCGGCGGTGGCGTGGTGA
- a CDS encoding GlcG/HbpS family heme-binding protein, producing the protein MRSQLSVTLEDAQAIIAAACAKARAEGWLVSICVLDAGGHLLAFERLDGAPAGSVSAALEKGRTAFLFRAPTRALEEAVAGGRTALLSLPGATLLEGGLPLIAGDALVGAIGVSGARGPQDGEVALAGAGALGPG; encoded by the coding sequence ATGCGCAGCCAACTCAGCGTGACGCTCGAAGATGCCCAGGCGATCATTGCCGCGGCCTGCGCCAAAGCGCGCGCGGAAGGCTGGCTGGTATCGATCTGCGTCCTGGACGCGGGCGGGCATCTGCTGGCGTTCGAGCGCCTGGACGGCGCGCCGGCGGGGTCGGTCTCCGCCGCACTGGAGAAAGGGCGCACGGCGTTTCTCTTCCGTGCGCCGACGCGTGCCCTGGAGGAAGCCGTTGCCGGCGGCAGGACGGCGCTGCTGTCGCTCCCCGGCGCGACCCTGCTCGAGGGCGGGCTGCCGCTGATCGCCGGCGACGCGCTGGTCGGCGCGATCGGAGTGTCCGGCGCGAGGGGCCCGCAGGACGGAGAGGTTGCACTGGCGGGTGCCGGTGCGCTGGGGCCAGGCTAA